A single region of the Lacerta agilis isolate rLacAgi1 chromosome 9, rLacAgi1.pri, whole genome shotgun sequence genome encodes:
- the NPY1R gene encoding neuropeptide Y receptor type 1 encodes MNSSLLSSAGNYSIQNVSKEASGLVHFEDEDCHVPLAMVFTLALAYGAVILLGVSGNLALIIIILKQKEMRNVTNILIVNLSFSDLLITIMCLPFTFVYTLMDHWVFGEAMCKLNPFVQCVSITVSVFSLVLIAIERHQLIINPRGWRPNNRHAYIGIAAIWILAVASSLPFLVYHILTDEPFTNLTIEEYKGKYVCLDSFPLETIRLSYTTALLVIQYLGPLCFIFICYLKIYMRLKRRSNMMDKMRDNKYRSTETKRINIMLMSIVVAFAVCWLPLTVFNTVFDWNHEILPVASCSHNLLFLICHLTAMISTCVNPIFYGFLNKNFQRDLQVFFRFCDFHPRDDDYETIAMSTMHTDISKTSLKQASPIAFKKISDSDDERL; translated from the exons ATGAATTCATCACTTCTTTCCTCGGCAGGAAACTATTCCATTCAGAATGTCTCAAAGGAGGCTTCTGGACTCGTGCACTTTGAGGATGAAGACTGTCACGTGCCTTTGGCGATGGTGTTCACCTTGGCTCTGGCTTACGGGGCCGTCATCCTTCTGGGCGTCTCTGGGAACCTGGCCttgatcatcatcatcttaaAACAAAAGGAGATGCGCAACGTGACCAACATCCTCATTGTCAACCTTTCCTTTTCGGACCTCCTCATCACCATCATGTGTCTTCCCTTCACCTTTGTCTACACCTTAATGGACCACTGGGTCTTTGGGGAGGCCATGTGCAAGCTGAACCCTTTTGTGCAGTGTGTCTCCATCACAGTCTCAGTTTTCTCTTTGGTCCTCATTGCTATTGAGCGCCACCAGCTGATTATCAACCCTCGTGGCTGGAGGCCAAACAACAGACATGCCTACATAGGGATTGCTGCAATCTGGATTCTAGCGGTGGCTTCATCATTGCCTTTCCTGGTGTATCACATTCTGACCGACGAACCTTTCACCAATCTAACGATAGAGGAATACAAAGGGAAGTACGTGTGCTTGGATTCCTTTCCACTGGAGACAATCAGGCTCTCGTATACCACAGCTCTCTTGGTGATACAGTACTTGGGACCCCTTTGCTTTATATTTATTTGCTACTTAAAG ATATACATGCGCTTAAAAAGGAGGAGCAACATGATGGATAAGATGAGAGACAATAAATACCGATCCACTGAAACGAAAAGGATCAACATCATGCTCATGTCGATTGTGGTGGCCTTCGCGGTGTGCTGGCTCCCTCTGACTGTTTTTAACACAGTCTTTGACTGGAACCATGAAATTCTACCTGTTGCTTCTTGTAGCCACAATTTGCTGTTTCTGATCTGTCACCTCACGGCTATGATCTCTACCTGCGTGAACCCCATCTTTTATGGGTTCCTCAACAAGAACTTCCAGAGGGATTTGCAGGTTTTCTTTCGCTTCTGCGATTTCCACCCTAGGGATGACGACTACGAGACGATAGCCATGTCCACCATGCATACAGACATTTCAAAGACCTCTTTGAAGCAAGCGAGCCCCATTGCGTTTAAGAAAATTAGTGACAGTGACGATGAAAGACTATAG